GATTCAGCAGGGCGTCTCGGACCTCCTCTCCATAGCGGTTGCGGAGACAGGGGCCACAGAACTGACCCCTCACGCCGACACACTCTGGATTACGACAGTTAGTCTTTGTGTCGGTTGTTTTCTGGCGGCACTGGTGGCAGGTGGATCcctgagagaaggaaaagagGTTCAATTAACAAAAAGATCAAAACATGCGCGAGAACAGATCTGTCCAGCAATACAGCGAGTGGGGAACGTACAGTGGAGCTGTTGTACACTTTCTCCCGCACGTTGTGGcagatgtgctgcagctctgcctctgtgaTGTCCTCCACAGGACGCACCACATGAGGGATGGCCTTGGCACCACTGTAAGAGCGCCGGCGAGGCTGCACAAAACAATGCACGTTTTATAGAACGGAATTAATGCACACCAGTAGAAATGAGTGAGAAATTAGTGTGATTTTCGTGTGATGGAACTTACTGGCTCATCGTCTTCCTCGTAGTAACGGCTTCTGCGAACCAGGCTGAACTTATCCTCGGGTTCCTCTTCGGGAGTCGGGCTGGGGGGTCCGTCCACCATACTGCGGGACCGCGTATGGGGACGAGAACAGCGTTCCGGGTTCCTCCTGCAAGCCACCGGGGGTTTCATGGGCCGCCGAGGTGCCTGTCGAGGCTGAAGAGGTCCAGATAACACTGGTTAGGACCTAGAATGGGACACTGTATCCAACAGCAATTCTATATCTGGCAATCTTTGAATTTAATTACCATAGCGGACATCGCCATCCTCCCAGGGAAGATTCCCGGTATTTTGTGTAGCTCAGCCATGAGTTTTGCAAGCTGACAATACAAAGTGAAACAAATTCATGAAATAAGAATGGAAATCTCCCGCCACAGTTCAGAAATGCTGCATCTGACATGAAAACAAACCGTACCATTTCTTTGTTCTCCTTAATGTTCAGTGCCCTTTTGCTGATGAAGTTTTCCTCTTCCTCGCAGTCTGAGTCCTCTACTTTAGGTTGAGGGAGTGGTTCCGATGCAGGCCTCTTCGTGCCAGTCTTCTTAGTGGGGAATGTTAACGCAACCTTCAGGACATTGGACCTGCGGCCTCGCCTCGGTGGCTCAGAGTCTACtttctttaaaattaaaaataatgtatCAATAAATAGCTCTGTGTGAAAGTCATAAAACATGTTGTAGTTTTTAATTTCTTACCATGGCTTTCATCTGACTGCGAATCGCAGTCTCCTCAAACCCGCTGCATGTGTCTTCTTCTGATGTTGCTTCAGACAcctttggtttctccaccatcCTCCTGGTCTGTCTCAAGTTGCCCCTCTGAACAGAAAGCACACAATCATTAGTAGCAGCCACTACAGCAAGGAGTCACCATTAGATATCCTATTATATGTAAGGTGAGGCTTGCTGTTGTATTGTTACCGTATTAGCAAAGCCTCCATCAGAGCCAAAGCTGTCGCAGCTGTCgtcagaagaagcagaagaagacgaGGACGTCTCCATGGGAACCAGTGGGACACTGCGAAAGCTCCTCAGACTCATCCTGGTGGTTGAAGGCTGGACTGCCAGTTTctataaagaaaaacaagtatGTCTTTGATTTATATATACAACAACGTCAAGGTTGGTCACAAATTGTTGTatttaaaaccacacagatggaATAACTACAGAAATACATAGCAGGAaactattattttattactgcAAATCTAGTtggatttctttcttttcaagCTGCAAATAACAATAAGTGGTGTTAGAAAATGTTAGAGTATCCAAAGACTGCAGAGTAATGCAAACACTGTTTGATGGACTGATGTTTCCGTTGCAGCCTTTGGCAGCATGGTATGGCACACCCCTGTGCCATACCATGCTGTAGGTAACTGGGTCAGGCCCATTTTAATGTAATTACTGTAAAGGTTAATGAAAACCCAATTAAATTGGTAAAATGAGTAGCTTAGCATTTGATTACAAATGCTTGGTCTAACTTTACACTCATTATTTTTAGTTTACCAGCTATTACACGGTATGTAACGGTAAGTTAATATGGTGACGAAACTCTTACAATGCGGTCATAACTGCACTTTCTACTATTATAACGATAGCCTTGGTAAAGCCAAAGCTGCATAAACgccattttttttcaaataatgtGCATTTTCTTACCTTGGAGCGAGCGCGCGGCATTTTTCTTGTAATGCTGTTCTTGTACAACGTCCTGTGGAAGCAGCTCCGCAGCGAACAACGAAGGTCCTGCAGCTGCGCGTCCTACACGCTGTTCGTTTCCCGCGCCACCGGAAAGTCCTTGAAGCTGCATAAAATGTACTTTGGTTgtcttaacaaaataaaatactctGGTAAACCATATGGGCTAAATGAATATCAGCAACCCATTAGTGAgtatatttatttgtgtatttagatAGGTTAACATACAAAACGTACTAATATATGCCGCATTTAGAAAATAAAACCCATGCGTCTTCCATGTACTTTTCATTGGCGCGAgttttttatttcctcatttGCATACAAGGCGGGTAAAACGTTGACTCTCTTCCAACTTTGCAGCCTTTgaacctctacacacacacacacaagatgtaGAAATCGCGTGTTCACATGTGCTGCAGCCTTGGACACAGTTGACAGGACGTCATCTATGTGGATTAGATTTTGGTGGACAAAGAGTTTTGTAGAATTTAGAGGAAAGATTTATTTGCAAAACTAAAAGCAAAATATGTCTTTTCTGCAATGTTTGAAGAATTAGATGCATAAAGGAAAAAATCAGAGGATCCCAAATTGAAGATGACACTGACTTTACAAGTTGGTCATACACGGTTCTATAACACTACTACTACACACCACGCATAGAATGAAAGGAATAACAATTTAACCATGAAtcacattattgttttttattacttggaAAGTGAACTGGAAAATACAGTAACATTTTTATATACAACAATGTGATGGACTTCATGTGTAGTGAAGAGGACAAGACAAGGAACGagcttattatttttaataatgatAAATACATCCTGGGTAtttttcatttatatatatatatatatatatatatatatataaccacAGCTAGTTCTTTAAATTACAACCGTATGGTTATAAGGTATATACACAATGGAGTTATCTTACATCCGCTTTAATCGTATCAGTGACTACTGATATGTGGCCCACATTAAGTTCTTGCTCCAGCTCCACGCCCTCCCCTGCCGCTCCTCCTCGCTCGACCTCTGACCTGTTTATTGTCCTGACGCGGTACTCTTTTCTGCCGCTCCACCTTGATCCAGCCCCCGTCGGTGGGCTtgcccccctccttctcctcgccGGGGCCTCCTGTCACAGACCATATACCTGGGATGGGTGGGCGGCTCTGTGGCGCGACACCGTAAACGGGGCGTTGCTTCGCCGGCTGCCGTGGGGCTTTGCAGCTTTTACTATGAGCGTAGCCCCCTCTAGCATTGGGCCACGCGTTGCCCCGCGCCTGCCAGCCGCCCACGGTTAGACTGCTTCCAAAGTGACTATTCCTGGGGCGGTCCCGCGCCGCTCCGGCACTGAGCGGgcgctcccgctccctctccaagGTGCTCTCCGAAGTGGTACTGGAGGGGCTGCTGCCCTTTGACCCCAAATAGAGCGAGGAGACCTTGGCCGACAGGCTGGCAGTCGGCGAGGAGCTGCGCGAGTCGATCCAGGGGGACGCGTTGACTCGGCTGGGAGAGCGTCGCACAGCTGCAGCATAAGAGGACTCCTGGCTTTCGTGcgccgacaggaactgaggcagcgTGCGGGCGCCGGAGCTGGTGAAGGCGGTGCGGGCGGCGGGCGGCTGCACAGATTTCTGGCTGATCATCTGCCTCATCCGTACGTTGTGCATCCACATTAAATcaatatctaaaaaaaaaaaaaaaagggcaagGGAGAACCGGGGGATCGGATCACATTCATAGAAGGAATCGCGACCAAGATCAGTAGGAACAGCAGCTTCAAGAACAAGGAaggctaaaaatgaaacaattacCAGAGTTCGACCCGTCTCTGGGGTTCCAGTCAATGTCGGCTGGTGCTGTTTCAATAATCAGCTCCACAGTCTTGATCTCGTCTTGTCCACCACTGTGACTCCACGTCATTAGATAGCTGTGTTTCGTAAACTTTGGTGACTTGACATCATTCTGAAGTGCCAAAGGGGAAATAGAATAGATATTGGGTGTCAACATGAAATGCACATGCTAGGATGCTGTGTACGTTTGCATTGTTGGTGCGAGGCCTGAACTAACTGACCTCATAGCTGACTATGTAGTCCactctctggttctgctgcatccCCACCATCCATTTATCCATCACAAACGGTGGCTGCATTGACAGTGACATATAGTAACATTACACCATTCCAGTTTTAAAGATGCCATTTAATTTGTTTCTTACACACCTTTGTCATGTGCAAAACCTCCACGTTGGGCTGATAGGCGTTAAAGACGACCTCTTTGATGTAGGTCACTGCGATGTCATCACCATCAAGCTCCATGTACATTTTCCATTTGCAGTCCTTGAAAGAAGAGAGGTAATAGCGGGTTCACCAAGTGTGGGTTCTGTGGTACATCCACTGTGGAACAACACCTGATCGCGTGAAAAAGTTATTAACTTCACTGTTCTTTGTGGAACTTTTGTACATAAACCAACAGCACAACCTAGAGGTTGTTCAGTGGCAGTGgacaaagactcactgtgagGGAGGAAGCAAGTATAGCATGAATATGCGACAAGCTATAAACTACACGAGGtcagaaaataataatatatcgAATGCATGGAATGAATAGATTGAAAAACTCTAATGGAAACTATCATAATTTACTGGACACTATCATAAAATTCAGTTTAGTTGCAtttaaagagagaaagaaataaattattcattttacacCAACGTTATAATATTCCTTGTCAAACATATGatgattatttattcatttgactCCAGTGTGCTCTGGTTTAATTTCCTGGTATAAGAGATGGGTCAGTTTTGGTTGATGAGGGGTGAAAAAGCcttatttaatgttttacatttattttttttctcattagtTCCTGCGAGCAGCACGCATCAAATCCGCGCCGGGAGGCAAAAGTGGGAACAATTCCCCATCCCACTTCTCCCGCATACTGAATGCTGACGAAGCAGTAATGACTCCGCCGGTCCCCCATGAGCCGTCTGCGGAGCCACAGGTCACCGCTTAACCGCGCAGGGTTCACGGCACAGCCAATCCATTGTGCGGTGATCACAGAGAAAGACATCAGAGGAGTGGCACTAACACACTCGTCGGAGGAGCCTTCACTCTCTCCCCTGCATTGTCCCGGGGGGCTGGAAACGGCTCAAAGGGGGAAGCTTCGGCGAGCCTCTGGCTCGGAAACACACCAGTGGTCCCACGCTGGCCTGGTGTCGGCCCTGGACGGCCGCACCGGGGCTTCCAGGTCCATGCTAGTCTAATCACTCCAGCAGAAACAATGTCTGGTAATGATGCCTAGAACCCAAGTGCGTCTAATGACAACTCATACATAATTCAGCACCTTTCACTTGGCTGCACGGTGATATCCTCATTAGTAGGGGACCCTCAGTGGCTGTCAGATGGTGGCCGCACAATCGCAGGCCCTCATTTTGTCTTTGAGAAGTGCAGCTGCTTCCATGACATCGCCAGCAAAGAGGGgcgaagggaaaaaaaaaaaaaaatgcagtgcgggtttgttttatttagtgcaAAAAACCTTCCAGTTTGTAAAAACAAGGCTGACACAGAACCTGACACCAGGCAGGGGAAAATAATTAGCTCTCATTTTCTCAGCCtcctgtttccttctccccgctgTGTTTTCTACCCACTAAACCACCACATGTCAGAAGAAATGGGAGGCAATTAGCAGGCTCGTTTCAGCCCTGCCGAACACACTGAAAGAGGACTATTTATGATGGGACAATGAACAGCTGAAAGATTAAATAACGTTTgccttttaaaaagaaaatgacttcTGGCTAAATGGGCTATTTTTGATTAAATTCAAACAGCAAGTGAAGAGCCACCCTTTCTCCCCAGTTTGAGACCCTAACAAAGGGCTGTGAGCAAGTCGAGGTGGATGTGCTACATGGCtgtgaataaaatgtttatttctctgcTTGTATATGTGTCTGGTGATGCCTTCAATGGTCAGCGTGACAGCCATCATCATGCATCCTCAGAACAAAGGCTGGAGGACAAGGAGCCGATTCAGTCACGGCAAAAAGACCAAATTAACTAatgttaacattttaaaacaattcaTGCACATTATTATATACAGGGCCGTTGAtgacctccatcagctggaggaTGTGTTCCTGCGCTTGTGTTACTGCAGACTCACAGATTTCCCGGTTCCAGGCTTCCAGTGGTACCCGAACACCAGCTCCAGATTCACCGTTTTGCTCGTTTCCACCTCCTTTTCCAGCTCATCCTGAAAGAAGGAGCAGCGCAACAGAGGCTCGATTAGGCGCAGATGCCCCGGCACAGCTTCCTGAGCGCCCAAGAAGAATGGCCTTACCTTTAATAAGGGTGGGAAGTGGACGAACCCGAGGTAATCGTTAGTCAGCTTCTCAATTTCAGCCTGGAGAAGACACAACGGGAGAATCGCTGTGATCATAATCAACAGCGGGAGCCGACTTCGGCTCGAAAATGAGGTGTGAGTGGGGAAAAGTTGCCATTGCCTTGAGATGCATGACGTGACCCTTAGACTTGACCCCCATGTCCCGCATGTCGCTTtccgtgagcagcagcagcctcttccCGGTGATGTGATTGGCTTTAAACAGGTCAGCGTAGAGCTGCATGTCGCACGAACCTTCCCCTGAGATGGAAAGTGTGCGTCGGTGCCAAAGTTTGCTCAAAGTTGGTCTCGTAATGATGCCTCAGAGGAAAGTGATTCAACAGACCTGCACCAAATATCTGCTGCATCCAGAAATACTGAAAGAATACAAGAGACACAGAACAGATTTCAATGACTGTTCTGTGACTCAATATATTTTTGGTTGTAGTAAATGCACAGGTACTGACCACGTGCTCCTCGGTCCAGGTGTAGATGTCAAGGGTGGGCAGCAACTGCACAGAAGCAAATGACAAATAGATATAACAACAAACCCATACGTGGATGCAGACATCATGTGTTTATTCATCACACAGGCCAAAGTAAAAACCACTGGACTGAggtaaatgttatttaaatggAAAATAGTGGTGTTTTTCACGTCTTGGAGGCCATTACTTTGCTGTGTGATTAAAAAGACTTGGCTCTAATGGTCTATAGCGAACGGAAACGTCCATCCGACGGATCTAAAGCGATCTATTTGAATGATAAATCATCTCTTGCTCATTAGGTGTAATCAGGCAGAAACACGCGGGCCAAAATAAAGATTCCATCATTGTGATGGCGTATAATGACGCAAATAATGCACTAAATGAGTGAGCAATCCTCATTCCCGCTTCCCACGGCGTCCGATTGCGAACGGAGGCCGCTGCCGCGCGCTCGTGCGCCGCCGCCGGGCCTTTTGTGAGCGAATTCAGAAGGCAAAGACGCATCGGGGGGACATCACATCGCTCATCAGGCAGCGGACGGTGTCGCACACGTGTGTAGTCATGCTTGTGTTGACATCTAGGGACACAACTAGTCATAAAGGcctggagacaaagaggagggTTTACTGTAGTTCACACAATCCTGCCCCCATGTGGACTAATGGGTGATAGTTAACCAGGCCAAGAACCAGGCAAGAAGAGGTCCAACGAACCAACCAACCAGTGAAGGGATATGTTGGACAGCCTCATTGAGCAGCTTTCAGTAGAGTTGgatgtttgtgcatgtttaaaAGGAATGGGATCAATTTAAGACACGAGCGAGACAAGAAAgtcaaagaaacacatttattgacaaaacaaagatggaggaaaaTGCATCACACCACGAGCTGCACGTCCTGTAATGGCGGCTGCGTCTCACCCAGGGGAATGTAAATATTGGTAGGAGCCTGCGTTAATTGTTCTGTCTCTAACGTCGTGTGTCAAGGGCCCCGTGGCACGAGGCGACCTGCTAATGGTTGAACAGGAACAGTGGCTCATCAGGACGTTAACAAGCAACAACACAGGGATACGGAGGATTAGACCCTCATGAGACCGGATGGAAACAAGCAAGAGGTGCTCAGGGAAGCATGTCCCTCCCCTGgatgaagccccccccccgaacacCACTGCCAAGAAAACGTGCAGGTACTCTGTTCAATTAGcgattaataataataatcacttcTCTTCATTTTCGGTCTCGGGGCGACGCCGGTGTTGGAAAAAGTAAAACGCGAGAATGAGAGAATGAAGCCGACTGTCGCGCGGTGCAGTCCCTCTCCTGCTGTTCTGAACCGGGGTCAGCCGGAGGGGGGGAGAACGCGTACTTTCTCATCCCGGTAAGAGACTGCATCTCAACGACTGCACTCCACCACATCCAGAACAAATTGGCCAATCTTAATGTCAGCAAAATGTCACTTCATCATAAAAGCCTGGCCTTCTCTAAGCAACTGGCTTACGTCGCTCTTTCTTCACAGCATGGCACTATACATCCAGTGCATTAGGCATAAAGCAAATGACTTCCATAATATCCATAGGAGGGATTCAAATGTGCTCAGTAATATGCTGCTGTTCTAATCCACATGTCTAGGTGTGCTTCATGAATATAAGTTgaacaaagcaggaaaaaaTATTTGGGGGTATATTTTAATAGTGGACTTGAGCGCGTTGGAATACACCAATAATGCTTCACGTGAgatcagagtgtcagacacattCAACTGTGGCGACGCCGGACGTTTGGGGGGTTTATTCGCTGTCGTCGGACCAAGCGAAGCATCCGGCGCCGAGCgtcatgttgattttgtgtccTCCTCTGACACAGCTCGACTTGGAGGAGTTCTGCCTGGCCTGCACGCTCACCTCCCCGTTACCCGAGGCCGTGATCTGACACGACACCAGCGAACTGTTCGACTCCTCCGTCTCAGACTGATAGAACGACCTAGCGCTTATCTGTTTTGCCACGGGTGAGGAGAGCTGGGAGGCACAGGCGGAGAGCAGGGGACAGATGGGGGAGAAGGTGTAAAAACACAGGGGAGGATAGAGGAGACAGGGAAGAAAGTCATCCATTTGATCCCACAAATCAGAAAAAGGTGACAATTATAACccgaaaaaggagaaagaagtaAAAGGAGAAAGGAAACACACTCACTGAACTTCAATTAAGTGAATGTTGAATGAAAGCGGGAGGCGTGAAAGGCTGCGGCGGGCGCTCACCGGGGCGTTGGACTGCTCGATGAGCTTGCGCTCCCACATCTTCAGGCGCCGCTCtcgctgcttcagctcctgctcTTTGGTGCTCAGGTCTCTCTCCAGCTTCTTGAGCCTGTCGAGTGTGGCCTCGATCTCACACCTACGGTTTAGAGAGGAGCGAAGATGCGTTGGCTGGTTgcgtatatgtatatatttaaatgCTTATTCTTGACATGCTTTCATGATTGTAAATGGCGGATGCTCTACAGCGCAGAGACACCAAACGTATGCATTTAATGGGATCCTCAGAATTAGTTCATAGCGCGTTTTGGCCAGCAGGGGGAGCTGTGCAGCGTGTGGCTGAAGGCCCCGCTAAGCCCAACAATGCTTTGCATAAACACATGTATCCCGGGCAGGAAGGCCGAACCAAACCCCACCCAGAACCTCCGGCGCCTTCAAGCACTGTAGCTTTACTCTGACTTGACTTCAACTTTCACGCCTCCCTTGTGATTCCACTAATCCGCTGATCTAAAGTTAAAGTGCTCATTTGCATCTCCGTCAGTTCTTTGTGGTCTTATGCTGCCTTAGATCCTTGCACCGTGAACCCAGTATaaacatgaagcggccgctctTTCATCCGAACCCTACGACCATGCACTGTGCTTCCGTGCCTACGCTTTGCACCATTTCAGGCTACTGCACCTCGGCCGCAAACCCGTCCTCCCCGCCGCGAGCCCCGTCTTTCACTTTCACTATCTGTGTCACACGTCCGCGGCGTGAAGTTTCACTGcgacctgctccacctgcagatgGCTGCCTGGACACGTTCCCGTCAGCGCAACTTCTGAGGAAAAACCTCGGAGCACAGACAAGCccagcagagaggcagacagagaataAAGTAACAGCTGAGACTCAGGCTGTGCTGATCATCACCAAACCTCCAGCTGCTCATACAGGCCAATTAAACACTTCTACTTGAAAAAGATGGTGATTATTTTTAGGGCCTTATGGGTAAAGAGAGGAAGTATATCCAGATGGATGATTCTTCGGAGGTTTTCACGCCTTTATGTAGCTATCAGTGTAATTATTAAGGATCTATATGCACTAACTCAAGTTCCTTTTTGTATTCTGTGGCTCCCGTCAGCTACATTTCCACCTCATTCTTTGAAAACAGTGGTACATTTAGGCTGAGGCAGTACACTGGTGAAGAAAGGCGGGTTATAAATACACTTTGTGGCTGTGGAGAGCGGCTGTGATCGCATTACCTCCATTCAGCCTTGTTGTGAAGGAACGAGTTGCACTGCTGGGGGAGTTGGCTGTCGTTCGACATGGACTCCAGCGTGCTGAGGATCTGCTTGAACACCGGCCTCTCCTGAACCCGGGACGAAGGCATCAGGTGACCATCCCATCCAATGActacatatatataataactCTGCCGCTAACTCACCTTCGGCTCGACCGCCCAGCACTTCCTCATGAGCTCGGCGAAGCTGGCGGGACAGGCGCTGGGGATGGTCAGCctctgaaacacatgcagccgGTGGGAAGGACGCCCCCGGGGGGTTAACGATGCGGACGCCGGCGCGGCTTACCTCATTTTTCTCCACCACGAGCCAGGCCACCTGTAGACCCTCCAGGCCTTTAAACGGGATCTCACGGGTGAGCATTTCCCAGAGCACCTGTCACCGGAGGCAGGAAGGTCAGTAAACACAGCACCATTACGCAGCGCACGTCCATAATCAGTATGGAAATGTGTATGTAACAGGAGGTATGTGCTGTTGTCCAACAATTACACAACGTAAACATTAACCAGCGCTGCCTCATCACGCGTCTGTGTGTTAGCACAGAAATCTGTTCCCCGTAAATGTGCAATCATTGCGCGTTTCCTCTGGCACTGGGCTCATCCTATGCAATCACACGCGCTGCCTGTCGCTTCCCTACGTTCTACATGGCGCTGAAGAGGCTCAGATTGTTTCCAGATTGAAGCTGGATTGTTTTTGAAAAGGGCTTCCACATGTCTTTAGGCAGCAAATTCACAAAAGAGGGGACGTTTTGAAGCACCTGTGGTCCTGCAATGGTCAGAGTCCCTCCTATTGTCCACTTAAGCAGACaatccaacacagacacaaacctgtAGCTCAGATCAGTCACTCACCACACCATAGGAGAAGGTGTCGCAGGTCTCGGACACGGGCAGGCTCTGGATCACTTCTGGAGCCATCCAGGGAAACGTGCCCACCAAGGACATGTGTGTCGTGTGGGTCAAGAACTTCGACGCCCCGAAATCACAAATCTGCAGACGTGTGAGCGGAATTCAAAAGCAGCACACGTGATTCTAGTGTTAGCAGATGATCCAAATGTGGATTTCTACTGCCTCATGATCACATTTCTCACTGCAGTGCATCTAATACAGCATGTGGTTGCTCGTAACACGGGTTTAATGGGTTTTCGTCTCTTTGAGTGACGCCGTCAGCGGTTTCGTGCACATGCTAAGTTAGTCACTGCCCTCTTGTGTCCACATACTGCAGTTGAATAAAGTGCAAGTACAAACATAGATATAGATGTTATAAGATATAAAATGGCATCTGCATGGAATTTGGCTCATTGTGCAGTGCTGTGTGATCGAGCTTAATAATATAACTTACCTTGAGAACTTTATCTGCTGATAAAACAACTGATAGGAAAAAGAGATTTTTAACAGTTAGTCAAAGCACATCCTTATAATATACACTCTAAATAAAGGTAACACACTGAATCAGTTACCATTCCTGGACTTCAGGTCTCTGTGGATCACCTTAACAGGGGCCTCTGAGTGTAAATAGTGCATCCCTGAGAAGGAAATACACATTAGACCCGATCCCGTTTAAAAATGTGCACAAAACAGTTCAGTACTGTAAACATGGCCGCATACACAACTGAGACTGAGACTGTTTCAGGTCTCATCTAATGCTGTGATCAGCTGTTCATTGATACTTACCTCTCGCAATCTCTGCAGCCCATGTCATGATCTGCCCTATGTCCATCTCCTCACTCTCGGCGCTGGACAGGTAGTCGTACAACGAGCCCCCGCTCGCGTACTCtgtgcaaaaacacattttagttttaCTATTATGAATATGGTCATGCATTTTCACAGGAACACGAAAATAAACAGGAAGATGAAGAAAACCTGTGACAAGGTTTATTTATACGCAGCAGCGTGTTCTTATCTCTACTCAGATCGTCTCGCGCTGCTTGTTTGTAGGAAAGTTTGCAGGTTCATGAGTTGATTCTGGCCAAAATATTCTGCTGTCGCTGCGCGTTTCTACGGTTGTATCAGCACAAGCGACAGGCGGCGTCTCCTGTTTCAGCCTGGAGTCGCGAGGACGAAATGAAGCAAAGTGTGAAGGTGAGTTCTGGTAAAACGTCTTCACAACATCTCCCTCGAGGCTTTTCATTAAACACCTGAGGCACGATCGCTGCTGACAGTGAGTCGACCTCCATTTATCACAGTGTATAAAAAGTAGCTGAGTCATGTTCCCTCCAGCTTCTTTTCATGCTACATATATGTATAATGGGCCACAGTGTTAAAAAGCCATGTAGACTTGTGTAAACCCATTAACATTTCTTAGAAGGAACTggaaacatgaaaatgaaagacAGAACAGGCAGCTCAACATATTTGCTACCAGTGTTCTTCCCTGTGAAGGGCCTCTCTATTATCTATCACTAACTACAACAGCAGGAAACCTCTGTTTATGTATAATAACCTAATCATCTCCCAATACACTAATGTCAACACGCACAGGCAAGCAACTAATAACCATGAATCACGCAGGTTTGCTTTTCTCCTCTGTTTATTGTCTTCTGCTTGTGCAGGTGCTGCGGGCCGGTTTCTGCAGCCACGGTGAAGTCGAGCCAGTTCACACGCCGGGCTCTGCACTTTGAACCTTAATATCCACCCTGCACAGAGTGAGCGAGCTCGCGCAGAAGTCGTCGGGGGGGTTTATTACGTTCGCGCTTATGGCGCCGCCGCAGATATTGTCACACAGCGGAGCGCTCAGATAGAGAACGCGGCGTGTGTCAACAGACGGAGGATTTATAACGGATGAATGTGGACACGGAGaagtcgggggggggggtcgtaaACACGCTCCGTGTATCTGGTGTTAATTAGATTCTGCTCCTTGACAACAGAACCGTCACCCGGTCGTCTGACTTTACATTGTTGTGCGCGGGTTGTTGTCACTTTTCTTTGG
This genomic interval from Betta splendens chromosome 21, fBetSpl5.4, whole genome shotgun sequence contains the following:
- the cdca7a gene encoding cell division cycle-associated protein 7a encodes the protein MPRARSKKLAVQPSTTRMSLRSFRSVPLVPMETSSSSSASSDDSCDSFGSDGGFANTRGNLRQTRRMVEKPKVSEATSEEDTCSGFEETAIRSQMKAMKVDSEPPRRGRRSNVLKVALTFPTKKTGTKRPASEPLPQPKVEDSDCEEEENFISKRALNIKENKEMLAKLMAELHKIPGIFPGRMAMSAMPRQAPRRPMKPPVACRRNPERCSRPHTRSRSMVDGPPSPTPEEEPEDKFSLVRRSRYYEEDDEPPRRRSYSGAKAIPHVVRPVEDITEAELQHICHNVREKVYNSSTGSTCHQCRQKTTDTKTNCRNPECVGVRGQFCGPCLRNRYGEEVRDALLNPEWHCPPCRGICNCSFCRAREGRCATGVLVYLAKYHGFDNVHSYLKSLKKELAESSQ
- the map3k20a gene encoding mitogen-activated protein kinase kinase kinase 20 isoform X1 translates to MSSPSASFVEIKFEDIVFFENCGGGSFGSVYRARWISKDKEVAVKKLLKIENEAEILSVLSHRNIIQFYGAIVEAPNYGIVTEYASGGSLYDYLSSAESEEMDIGQIMTWAAEIARGMHYLHSEAPVKVIHRDLKSRNVVLSADKVLKICDFGASKFLTHTTHMSLVGTFPWMAPEVIQSLPVSETCDTFSYGVVLWEMLTREIPFKGLEGLQVAWLVVEKNERLTIPSACPASFAELMRKCWAVEPKERPVFKQILSTLESMSNDSQLPQQCNSFLHNKAEWRCEIEATLDRLKKLERDLSTKEQELKQRERRLKMWERKLIEQSNAPLLPTLDIYTWTEEHVYFWMQQIFGAGEGSCDMQLYADLFKANHITGKRLLLLTESDMRDMGVKSKGHVMHLKAEIEKLTNDYLGFVHFPPLLKDELEKEVETSKTVNLELVFGYHWKPGTGKSDCKWKMYMELDGDDIAVTYIKEVVFNAYQPNVEVLHMTKPPFVMDKWMVGMQQNQRVDYIVSYENDVKSPKFTKHSYLMTWSHSGGQDEIKTVELIIETAPADIDWNPRDGSNSDIDLMWMHNVRMRQMISQKSVQPPAARTAFTSSGARTLPQFLSAHESQESSYAAAVRRSPSRVNASPWIDSRSSSPTASLSAKVSSLYLGSKGSSPSSTTSESTLERERERPLSAGAARDRPRNSHFGSSLTVGGWQARGNAWPNARGGYAHSKSCKAPRQPAKQRPVYGVAPQSRPPIPGIWSVTGGPGEEKEGGKPTDGGWIKVERQKRVPRQDNKQVRGRARRSGRGGRGAGART
- the map3k20a gene encoding mitogen-activated protein kinase kinase kinase 20 isoform X2, with the protein product MSSPSASFVEIKFEDIVFFENCGGGSFGSVYRARWISKDKEVAVKKLLKIENEAEILSVLSHRNIIQFYGAIVEAPNYGIVTEYASGGSLYDYLSSAESEEMDIGQIMTWAAEIARGMHYLHSEAPVKVIHRDLKSRNVVLSADKVLKICDFGASKFLTHTTHMSLVGTFPWMAPEVIQSLPVSETCDTFSYGVVLWEMLTREIPFKGLEGLQVAWLVVEKNERLTIPSACPASFAELMRKCWAVEPKERPVFKQILSTLESMSNDSQLPQQCNSFLHNKAEWRCEIEATLDRLKKLERDLSTKEQELKQRERRLKMWERKLIEQSNAPLSSPVAKQISARSFYQSETEESNSSLVSCQITASGNGEVSVQARQNSSKSSCVRGGHKINMTLGAGCFAWSDDSE